The following coding sequences lie in one Futiania mangrovi genomic window:
- a CDS encoding biotin transporter BioY, translated as METTVARVALFAALIAALGLIPQITIPFAGGVPITAQTLGVMLAGLILGPWRGAAAVLVFIAVVALGAPLLAGGRGGLGVFVGPTVGFLVGWPVAAIVIGLLYRAFAAMGPMLSGILASAIGGIVVLYGFGVVGLSLITQMSLLKAVTVVLIFIPGDILKAILAAFLNREVRRARPSLAD; from the coding sequence ATGGAAACCACCGTCGCCCGCGTCGCACTGTTCGCGGCCCTCATTGCCGCGCTCGGCCTCATCCCGCAGATCACCATTCCCTTCGCGGGCGGCGTGCCGATCACGGCGCAGACGCTGGGCGTGATGCTCGCCGGCCTGATCCTCGGCCCCTGGAGAGGGGCGGCCGCCGTCCTCGTCTTCATCGCGGTGGTGGCGCTGGGTGCACCCCTGCTTGCGGGCGGGCGCGGCGGCCTCGGCGTCTTCGTCGGCCCTACCGTGGGCTTCCTCGTCGGCTGGCCGGTCGCCGCCATCGTCATCGGCCTGCTCTACCGGGCGTTCGCGGCAATGGGGCCGATGCTCTCGGGCATCCTCGCCAGCGCGATCGGAGGCATCGTCGTGCTCTACGGCTTCGGCGTCGTCGGGCTTTCGCTCATCACGCAGATGTCGCTGCTGAAGGCCGTGACGGTCGTGCTGATCTTCATCCCCGGCGACATCCTGAAGGCGATCCTCGCGGCCTTCCTGAACCGCGAGGTGCGCCGCGCGCGGCCCAGCCTCGCGGACTAG
- a CDS encoding CbiQ family ECF transporter T component encodes MVGVTIRARWLRAMPAGVKLAALALTSVALFLVTDPLVLGALLAGVLALLGGVGALGLLRTLKPIGIMLALAFLAHGLLGDWMLGLAVCLRIGILVLLATLVSASTALSQMLAVLDRLLAPLRWAGIPTRPIAVAITMTLRFAPMLAERWRMLTLAWRARSPRRPTWRLVTPFILSALDDADHAALALAARGGFDRR; translated from the coding sequence ATGGTCGGCGTGACGATACGCGCGCGTTGGCTGCGCGCCATGCCCGCGGGCGTGAAGCTTGCGGCGCTCGCGCTCACGAGCGTCGCGCTCTTCCTCGTGACCGACCCGCTCGTGCTCGGCGCGCTTCTCGCGGGCGTGCTCGCGCTGCTGGGGGGCGTCGGCGCGCTCGGCCTGCTACGCACGCTGAAGCCCATCGGGATCATGCTCGCGCTCGCCTTCCTAGCACACGGGCTGCTGGGCGACTGGATGCTCGGCCTCGCGGTCTGCCTGCGCATCGGCATCCTCGTGCTGCTGGCGACGCTCGTCTCGGCATCGACCGCGCTGTCGCAGATGCTGGCGGTCCTCGACCGGCTGCTCGCGCCTCTACGCTGGGCGGGCATCCCCACGCGCCCCATCGCCGTCGCCATCACCATGACGCTGCGCTTCGCACCCATGCTGGCGGAGCGGTGGCGGATGCTGACGCTCGCCTGGCGCGCCCGCTCGCCGCGCCGTCCAACCTGGCGGCTCGTCACCCCCTTCATCCTGTCCGCACTCGACGATGCGGACCATGCCGCGCTGGCGCTGGCCGCGCGCGGCGGCTTCGACCGGAGATAG
- a CDS encoding tripartite tricarboxylate transporter permease, with amino-acid sequence MIDMAGVAGAVDILTHNAGAWLVVLPGLLIGLIFGAVPGLSISIGMAIFLPLTLYMDFLQAILFLTAIFTGGGFGCAIPAILMNIPGTSAAVATTFDGYPMARRGEHNIALGAALAASTIGTGLSYLVLFLFVSPIASVVLRLGPSEMFVVAIWGMSLIAVLRERYFARGLLAGVLGLLIGTIGVSALGSFRGTMGSIYLFDGVPAIPALIGLFAASELFNLIRTDYLVADEEKRRLNLRGILAGVRLALRYPVEILRGGVIGSLIGAIPGVGSSVANLVSYADAKRRAGAGGNFGKGDPRGVIASESANSSSEGGSMATLLALGIPGGGGTAIMLAAFATHNVTGGPRFLADNTDVVYAIIFGNLVQVILLLIVGLGFIFVASAIVKVPLRLLVPTVMMMALLGSYAYTGSIAGPVTVAVFSALGWVMRRYEYPVAATVIGILLGGMIEGEMLRTYQLASGQFAEYVMGRPVTLILLLLLAASLALPAVRTYRQRNALLKEKA; translated from the coding sequence ATGATCGACATGGCCGGTGTCGCTGGCGCCGTCGACATCCTCACCCACAATGCGGGTGCCTGGCTCGTGGTGCTGCCGGGGTTGCTGATCGGGTTGATCTTCGGAGCGGTCCCGGGCCTCTCGATTTCCATCGGAATGGCGATCTTCCTGCCGCTCACGCTCTACATGGATTTCCTGCAGGCCATCCTGTTCCTGACCGCGATCTTCACGGGCGGCGGTTTCGGCTGTGCGATTCCTGCCATCCTGATGAACATCCCGGGCACATCCGCCGCGGTGGCCACGACGTTCGACGGCTATCCCATGGCGCGGCGGGGCGAGCACAACATTGCGCTCGGCGCGGCGCTCGCCGCCTCCACCATCGGCACGGGGCTCAGCTATCTCGTGCTGTTCCTGTTCGTCTCGCCGATCGCGTCTGTCGTGCTGCGGCTGGGTCCGTCCGAGATGTTCGTGGTGGCGATCTGGGGCATGTCGCTGATTGCCGTGCTGCGCGAGCGCTATTTCGCGCGCGGGCTTCTGGCGGGCGTTCTCGGCCTGCTGATCGGCACGATCGGGGTCAGTGCGCTCGGCTCCTTCCGCGGGACCATGGGCTCGATCTACCTGTTCGACGGGGTTCCCGCGATCCCGGCGCTGATCGGGCTGTTCGCGGCCTCGGAACTCTTCAACCTGATCCGCACGGACTACCTGGTGGCCGACGAGGAGAAGCGGCGGCTGAACCTGCGCGGCATCCTCGCGGGCGTGCGGCTGGCGCTGCGCTACCCGGTCGAGATCCTGCGCGGCGGCGTGATCGGCAGCCTGATCGGCGCGATCCCGGGCGTCGGCTCGTCGGTCGCGAATCTCGTCTCCTACGCGGATGCCAAGCGACGCGCGGGCGCGGGCGGCAATTTCGGAAAGGGCGATCCGCGCGGGGTCATCGCGTCCGAAAGCGCCAACAGCAGCTCCGAGGGCGGCTCCATGGCGACGCTGCTCGCGCTCGGCATCCCCGGCGGCGGCGGCACGGCGATCATGCTCGCGGCCTTCGCCACGCATAATGTGACGGGTGGCCCGCGTTTCCTCGCCGACAACACCGACGTGGTCTACGCGATCATCTTTGGCAACCTGGTGCAGGTGATCCTGTTGCTGATCGTGGGGCTGGGCTTCATCTTCGTCGCCAGCGCCATCGTGAAGGTGCCGCTGCGCCTGCTGGTGCCGACGGTGATGATGATGGCGCTCCTGGGCTCCTACGCCTACACCGGCAGCATCGCCGGGCCGGTCACGGTCGCGGTGTTCTCCGCGCTGGGCTGGGTCATGCGGCGCTACGAGTATCCGGTCGCGGCGACGGTCATCGGCATCCTGCTCGGCGGCATGATCGAGGGGGAGATGCTGCGCACCTACCAGCTCGCGAGCGGGCAGTTCGCGGAGTACGTGATGGGCCGGCCGGTGACGCTGATCCTGCTGCTGCTGCTGGCCGCGTCCCTGGCCCTGCCCGCCGTCCGCACCTACCGCCAGCGCAACGCGCTTCTGAAGGAGAAGGCCTGA
- a CDS encoding GMC family oxidoreductase: MADARAQGTWDYIVVGAGSAGCVLANRLTADGRTRVLLLEAGGENRHPLVSIPAGFYKLLTDARFNWRFATEPDPAVGGRSIAIPRGKGLGGSSAINGMIYVRGQPLDYDGWAQLGNRGWSWEDVEPVFRRMEDTRIPSADPAIRGRGGILPVQEVREKTPLMDAFVAAAEAAGYPRNPDYNSGDQEGFGYYQLTQSGNRRASAADVYLAPARGRENLTIHTDAFAQRVLLTGRKATGVRYRRGGEVVEAHAAREVILAAGALQSPQLLELSGIGDGDLLRGFGIEVVHHSPGVGANYRDHYATRASWRLRDVVTLNERSRGLRFLGEVARYYLQGRGILTHGAGIAFGFVRTRENLATPDVQFFLADASYADPATRDLHRQPGMTLAIQPLRSESVGSVHVRSPNPEDPPAIRPNFFTARSDQESLIEGMKIGRRIVEQVPLKRYLDLELTPGRDVRTDEQLLAYGRDTGQTIYHPVGTAKMGVDPMAVVDQRLRVQGIEGLRVVDASVMPTIVSGNTNGPVLMIAERASAMILEDARA; encoded by the coding sequence ATGGCAGACGCTCGCGCACAGGGGACATGGGACTATATCGTCGTCGGTGCGGGCAGCGCCGGCTGCGTGCTGGCGAACCGGCTGACGGCGGACGGGCGCACGCGCGTGCTGCTGCTGGAAGCGGGCGGCGAGAACCGGCATCCGCTCGTCTCGATCCCGGCGGGCTTCTACAAGCTGCTGACGGACGCGCGTTTCAACTGGCGCTTCGCGACCGAGCCGGACCCGGCGGTGGGCGGGCGCAGCATCGCCATTCCGCGCGGCAAGGGGCTCGGCGGCTCCTCGGCGATCAACGGCATGATCTATGTGCGGGGCCAGCCGCTCGACTATGACGGCTGGGCGCAGCTCGGCAACCGCGGCTGGTCGTGGGAGGACGTGGAGCCTGTCTTCAGGCGGATGGAGGACACGCGCATCCCGTCCGCCGATCCCGCGATCCGGGGACGGGGCGGCATCCTGCCGGTGCAGGAGGTGCGCGAGAAAACCCCGCTGATGGACGCTTTCGTCGCGGCGGCGGAGGCGGCGGGCTACCCGCGCAACCCGGACTATAACTCGGGCGACCAGGAAGGCTTCGGCTATTATCAGCTCACCCAGTCCGGGAACCGGCGGGCGAGCGCCGCGGACGTCTACCTCGCCCCGGCGCGCGGGCGGGAGAACCTGACGATCCACACCGATGCCTTCGCACAGCGTGTGCTGCTGACGGGGCGCAAGGCGACGGGCGTGCGCTACCGCCGAGGCGGAGAAGTCGTCGAGGCCCATGCCGCGCGCGAGGTGATCCTGGCTGCGGGTGCGCTGCAATCGCCGCAGCTTCTGGAACTCTCCGGCATCGGCGACGGCGACCTGCTGCGCGGGTTCGGCATCGAGGTCGTGCACCACAGCCCCGGCGTCGGCGCCAACTACCGCGACCATTACGCGACCCGGGCAAGCTGGCGGCTGCGCGACGTCGTGACGCTCAACGAGCGCTCGCGCGGCCTGCGCTTCCTCGGCGAGGTCGCGCGCTACTACCTGCAGGGGCGCGGCATCCTCACCCACGGTGCGGGCATCGCCTTCGGCTTCGTGCGCACGCGCGAGAACCTGGCGACGCCCGACGTGCAGTTCTTCCTGGCCGACGCGAGCTATGCCGACCCGGCGACGCGCGACCTGCACCGGCAGCCGGGCATGACGCTCGCCATCCAGCCCTTGCGGTCGGAAAGCGTCGGCAGCGTGCACGTCCGCTCCCCCAACCCTGAGGATCCGCCCGCGATCCGGCCCAATTTCTTCACGGCCCGCAGCGACCAGGAAAGCCTGATCGAGGGCATGAAGATCGGCCGCCGCATCGTCGAGCAGGTGCCGCTCAAGCGCTACCTCGACCTCGAACTCACACCCGGCAGGGACGTGCGGACGGACGAGCAGTTGCTCGCCTACGGGCGCGACACCGGGCAGACCATCTATCACCCGGTCGGCACGGCGAAGATGGGCGTCGACCCCATGGCGGTCGTGGACCAGCGGCTGCGGGTGCAGGGGATCGAGGGCCTGCGCGTCGTCGATGCCTCGGTCATGCCGACCATCGTGTCGGGCAACACCAACGGGCCGGTGCTGATGATCGCGGAGCGCGCCTCGGCGATGATCCTTGAGGACGCGCGGGCCTAG
- a CDS encoding energy-coupling factor ABC transporter ATP-binding protein, with amino-acid sequence MSATDGIHLTDVSVVRGGRAILDGISLDMTERRVALVGRNGSGKSTLARVIKGLIRPDAGTVRLYGIDPAKRDFGSLSVAGFLFQNSDHQILCPTVLEEIAFGLTENAVPQAEAERTTLALMEAHGIAGWRDRAVSTLSEGQRRLVCLLAVLVMEPRVLLLDEPYTGLDIPTRIRLDAFIAQLPQQTVMISHDPDTVESFDRVLWIDAGRVRADGAPADVLPAFLAAMQAEGQADSAWSA; translated from the coding sequence GTGAGCGCAACCGATGGCATCCACCTGACAGACGTCAGCGTTGTTCGGGGCGGGCGCGCCATCCTCGACGGCATCTCTCTCGACATGACCGAGCGGCGGGTGGCGCTGGTCGGCCGCAACGGATCGGGAAAATCCACGCTCGCCCGCGTCATCAAGGGCCTGATCCGCCCGGATGCGGGAACCGTCAGGCTTTATGGCATCGATCCCGCGAAGCGCGACTTCGGTTCGCTGTCCGTCGCGGGCTTCCTGTTCCAGAACTCCGACCACCAGATCCTCTGCCCGACCGTGCTGGAGGAGATCGCCTTCGGCCTGACCGAGAACGCCGTGCCCCAGGCCGAGGCGGAGCGGACGACCCTCGCGCTGATGGAGGCGCATGGCATCGCCGGCTGGCGTGACCGCGCGGTCTCCACGCTCTCCGAAGGGCAGCGCCGGCTCGTCTGCCTTCTCGCGGTTCTGGTGATGGAGCCGCGCGTGCTGCTGCTGGACGAGCCCTACACGGGCCTCGACATCCCGACGCGGATCAGGCTCGATGCATTCATCGCGCAATTGCCGCAGCAAACTGTCATGATCAGCCACGACCCCGACACCGTGGAGAGCTTCGACCGCGTCCTCTGGATCGACGCGGGCCGCGTGCGCGCGGACGGGGCGCCGGCGGACGTGCTGCCCGCCTTCCTGGCGGCGATGCAGGCGGAAGGACAGGCGGACAGCGCATGGTCGGCGTGA
- a CDS encoding isocitrate lyase/PEP mutase family protein: MTVRPTRRLRELLAGPDLVIAPGVADALNARIVAETGFDAIYMTGAGTTAVRLGMPDVGLMTMVEMADNAGRIADASGLPLIADADTGYGGPVNVMRTVRTFEKAGVAGIHIEDQQWPKRCGHLAGKTLIPAEEMAAKIRAACDARHDDDFVIIARTDALAVDGMNAALDRAAIYEEAGADLIFVESPRNMEEISAIPRALTKPALFNMASSGKTPFLSKEEIAAEGFKLAIYPNFALLSAISAVRKTLGELKRTGTVSHIVNDIASFREFFDLMGMKQVQEMEARYGINEASRVDY, encoded by the coding sequence ATGACCGTTCGACCGACGCGCCGTTTGCGCGAACTTCTGGCTGGGCCGGATCTTGTGATCGCGCCGGGCGTTGCGGACGCGCTCAATGCGCGGATCGTGGCCGAAACCGGCTTCGACGCGATCTACATGACAGGAGCGGGCACGACTGCCGTGCGCCTCGGCATGCCGGACGTGGGCCTAATGACCATGGTCGAGATGGCCGACAACGCGGGCCGCATTGCCGACGCCTCGGGCCTGCCGCTCATCGCCGACGCGGACACCGGCTATGGCGGGCCGGTCAATGTCATGCGGACCGTCCGGACCTTCGAGAAGGCGGGCGTGGCCGGCATCCACATCGAGGACCAGCAGTGGCCCAAGCGCTGCGGTCACCTGGCCGGCAAGACGCTGATCCCGGCGGAGGAAATGGCAGCGAAGATCCGGGCCGCGTGCGACGCGCGCCATGACGACGACTTCGTCATCATCGCGCGGACCGACGCGCTCGCGGTGGATGGGATGAACGCCGCGCTCGACCGGGCTGCAATCTACGAGGAGGCGGGCGCCGACCTGATCTTCGTCGAATCTCCCCGCAACATGGAGGAGATATCGGCGATCCCGCGGGCGCTCACCAAGCCCGCGCTCTTCAACATGGCGTCCAGCGGCAAGACCCCATTCCTGTCGAAGGAGGAGATCGCGGCCGAGGGCTTCAAGCTGGCGATCTACCCCAACTTCGCACTGCTCTCGGCGATCTCGGCGGTGCGCAAGACGCTGGGCGAGCTGAAGCGGACCGGCACCGTCAGCCACATCGTGAACGACATCGCGTCCTTCCGCGAGTTCTTCGACCTGATGGGCATGAAGCAGGTGCAGGAAATGGAGGCCCGCTACGGCATCAACGAAGCATCGCGCGTCGACTATTGA
- the leuC gene encoding 3-isopropylmalate dehydratase large subunit, protein MSEPRTMFQKIWDAHRVLDDPASGETLLYVDRLLLTDSSSFHAFDILENEGWTVRRPAQVFGVPDHFSPSGGRTLDAVDDADRRARIEDLKRNCAHWGITQFGMDDRRMGITHVVGPEQGITLPGTIVLCGDSHTSTHGALGALAFGIGGQSAHVLATQCLWQKPLKTLRVSVNGTRAAGVTAKDVILAVIREVGAGGAFGHVVEYAGEAVEAMSVEERLTICNMTIECGGRGGLVAPDEKTFAYLEGRPYAPKGALWDEAVAAWRQLPSDPGARFDREIALDAAAIAPMVTWGNTAADGLPIDGHVPDPAGEPDPDRRAAMQRALDYMGLAPGTALRDVTVDHVFIGSCTNGRIEDLRAAAAVLKGRKAKVPALVVPGSGLVRAQAEKEGLDRIFIEAGFRWGHAGCSMCVGMNGDTIGAGKRCASTSNRNFVGRQGPGARTHLVSPPMAAAAAVTGRLTDVRDLMSEGGAA, encoded by the coding sequence ATGTCCGAACCCAGGACGATGTTCCAGAAGATCTGGGATGCCCACCGCGTTCTCGACGACCCGGCAAGCGGGGAGACGCTGCTCTACGTCGACCGGCTGCTGCTGACCGATTCCTCGTCCTTCCACGCCTTCGACATCCTGGAGAACGAGGGCTGGACCGTGCGCCGCCCGGCCCAGGTGTTCGGCGTGCCCGACCATTTCTCGCCGAGCGGAGGGCGCACGCTCGACGCGGTGGACGACGCCGACCGGCGCGCGCGGATCGAAGACCTGAAGCGCAACTGCGCGCATTGGGGCATTACCCAGTTCGGCATGGACGACAGGCGCATGGGCATCACCCATGTCGTAGGGCCCGAGCAGGGGATCACGCTGCCCGGGACCATCGTGCTGTGCGGCGACAGCCACACCTCGACCCACGGGGCGCTCGGCGCGCTCGCGTTCGGCATCGGCGGGCAGTCGGCCCACGTGCTCGCGACCCAGTGCCTGTGGCAGAAGCCGCTCAAGACGCTGCGCGTGAGCGTGAACGGCACCCGCGCAGCCGGCGTGACCGCGAAGGACGTGATCCTGGCCGTCATCCGCGAGGTGGGGGCGGGCGGGGCATTCGGCCATGTCGTCGAATACGCGGGCGAGGCGGTCGAAGCCATGTCGGTCGAGGAACGGCTGACCATCTGCAACATGACTATCGAGTGCGGCGGGCGCGGCGGCCTCGTCGCCCCGGACGAGAAGACCTTCGCCTATCTCGAAGGCCGCCCGTACGCCCCGAAGGGCGCGCTGTGGGACGAGGCGGTCGCGGCCTGGCGCCAATTGCCGAGCGATCCGGGCGCGCGCTTCGACCGGGAGATCGCACTCGACGCCGCCGCCATCGCGCCCATGGTGACGTGGGGCAATACCGCGGCCGACGGGCTGCCCATCGACGGACATGTGCCCGACCCGGCGGGCGAGCCCGACCCAGACCGCCGCGCGGCGATGCAGCGCGCGCTCGACTACATGGGCCTCGCGCCCGGAACGGCGCTCAGGGACGTGACGGTCGACCATGTCTTCATCGGCTCCTGCACGAACGGCCGGATCGAGGATCTGAGGGCCGCCGCCGCGGTCCTGAAGGGGCGCAAGGCGAAGGTGCCGGCACTCGTGGTGCCCGGATCGGGCCTCGTGCGCGCGCAGGCGGAGAAGGAGGGTCTCGACCGCATCTTCATCGAGGCCGGCTTCCGCTGGGGGCATGCCGGCTGCTCCATGTGCGTCGGCATGAACGGCGACACGATCGGGGCAGGCAAGCGGTGCGCCTCGACCTCGAACCGTAATTTCGTCGGCAGGCAGGGACCGGGCGCGCGCACGCATCTCGTCAGCCCGCCCATGGCGGCAGCCGCTGCGGTCACGGGCCGCCTGACCGATGTGCGCGACCTGATGTCCGAGGGAGGTGCGGCATGA
- a CDS encoding Bug family tripartite tricarboxylate transporter substrate binding protein, with product MKKTLALIAAGLMAMAGGLAPAAAQDAKDWPKDDTRIRIVVPFGTGGSTDRLARSIASFLPNHLNDTPVTVVNKPGASGSVGSAWFMQQPADGGWFLVTHAVPYLANNILVMNAPVKWEDYEFINIQWPQSQLFAVGKDTGYTTLKELIEDIRNNPGKVSSSILHGSGAHLQLLIMLDKLGIPRDNVRWVTYQGGGQQRAAVAGGNVTFMSTSADGTEGIKDLITPLAIHSEAEDPNWPGVPLVNDVLQKEYGITVPGVGNTYASLVGHKAFREKYPERWETFVKAYEEMLKSEDYQKFAERSALGAQWFGPEKSTEILNAGYAVMEEYKDTFEK from the coding sequence GTGAAGAAGACCCTAGCGCTCATCGCGGCCGGCCTGATGGCCATGGCAGGGGGCCTTGCCCCGGCCGCCGCACAGGATGCCAAGGACTGGCCCAAGGACGACACGCGCATCCGGATCGTCGTGCCCTTCGGCACGGGCGGCAGCACGGACCGGCTCGCCCGCTCCATCGCGTCCTTCCTGCCGAACCATCTGAACGACACGCCGGTGACCGTGGTGAACAAGCCCGGCGCATCCGGCTCTGTCGGCTCGGCCTGGTTCATGCAGCAGCCTGCGGACGGCGGCTGGTTCCTGGTGACGCACGCCGTTCCCTATCTCGCCAACAACATCCTCGTGATGAACGCCCCGGTGAAGTGGGAGGACTACGAGTTCATCAACATCCAGTGGCCGCAGAGCCAGCTGTTCGCGGTCGGCAAGGACACCGGCTACACGACGCTGAAGGAACTGATCGAGGACATCCGCAACAATCCGGGCAAGGTCAGCTCCTCGATCCTGCATGGATCCGGCGCCCACCTGCAGCTCCTCATCATGCTCGACAAGCTCGGCATCCCGCGGGACAACGTGCGCTGGGTGACCTACCAGGGCGGCGGCCAGCAGCGCGCGGCTGTGGCCGGCGGCAACGTCACCTTCATGTCGACCTCTGCCGACGGGACCGAGGGGATCAAGGACCTCATCACGCCGCTCGCCATCCATTCCGAGGCCGAGGATCCGAACTGGCCGGGTGTGCCGCTGGTGAACGATGTGCTTCAGAAGGAGTACGGCATCACGGTGCCGGGTGTCGGCAACACCTATGCCTCGCTCGTCGGTCACAAGGCTTTCCGCGAGAAGTATCCGGAGCGCTGGGAGACCTTCGTGAAGGCCTACGAGGAAATGCTCAAGAGCGAGGACTACCAGAAGTTCGCCGAGCGTTCGGCCCTCGGAGCCCAATGGTTCGGGCCCGAGAAGTCCACCGAGATCCTCAATGCCGGTTACGCGGTCATGGAGGAATACAAGGACACCTTCGAGAAGTAA
- a CDS encoding tripartite tricarboxylate transporter TctB family protein yields the protein MSRLRLRAPSWGHLAFIGAAAAFLIWYFLDAYGASSRLENLMLIAPATAIGLGLCLFLAAAEFVTVEGAAPRTALPAVDPRVPLFMALLAAYVAALVYDLGFDVASFLFLAASLWVLGERRPTLLVVFPAVFTVLIVLGMQELLSIPVPTLLFDDM from the coding sequence ATGAGCCGTCTGCGCCTGCGCGCGCCGTCCTGGGGCCATCTCGCCTTCATCGGTGCGGCCGCGGCTTTCCTGATCTGGTACTTTCTCGATGCGTACGGCGCGTCCTCGCGTCTCGAGAACCTGATGCTGATCGCGCCCGCCACTGCGATCGGGCTCGGGCTTTGCCTGTTTCTCGCCGCGGCGGAGTTCGTGACCGTCGAGGGAGCGGCACCGCGCACGGCGCTGCCTGCCGTCGACCCGCGCGTGCCGCTGTTCATGGCGCTGCTGGCGGCCTACGTGGCCGCGCTCGTCTACGACCTTGGCTTCGACGTGGCGAGCTTCCTCTTCCTCGCGGCGTCGCTGTGGGTTCTCGGGGAGCGGCGGCCGACCCTGCTCGTCGTCTTTCCCGCGGTCTTCACGGTGCTGATCGTGCTCGGCATGCAGGAATTGCTGAGCATACCGGTGCCGACCCTTCTCTTCGATGACATGTGA
- the leuD gene encoding 3-isopropylmalate dehydratase small subunit, translating into MKPFTHHEGVAVPMDALNVDTDQILPARYLRKRKADPDYHLYLFHDLRFDAEGAERPEFILNQPAWRGATVIVGNENFGGGSSREAAAFALDAFGVRCVIAPSFGDIFFSNCLKNGILPVRASNEACARLRKMLHARPGATLSIDLEAQTVTDPEGGVLSFDLDSFARRNLMKGLSPIGLTMEHDPEIAAFEQAYAARAPWAVL; encoded by the coding sequence ATGAAACCCTTCACCCATCACGAGGGCGTGGCCGTTCCCATGGACGCGCTCAATGTCGATACCGATCAGATCCTGCCCGCGCGCTATCTGCGCAAGCGCAAGGCCGATCCCGACTATCACCTCTACCTCTTCCACGACCTGCGCTTCGATGCCGAGGGTGCGGAACGGCCGGAGTTCATCCTGAACCAGCCCGCATGGCGCGGTGCCACGGTGATCGTCGGCAACGAGAATTTTGGCGGCGGCTCCTCGCGGGAGGCGGCGGCCTTCGCGCTCGACGCCTTTGGCGTGCGGTGTGTCATCGCACCCAGCTTCGGCGACATCTTCTTCAGCAATTGCCTGAAGAACGGCATCCTGCCGGTGCGGGCCTCGAACGAGGCATGCGCGCGCTTGCGCAAGATGCTGCACGCCCGTCCGGGTGCGACGCTCTCCATCGACCTCGAGGCGCAGACCGTCACCGACCCGGAGGGCGGGGTGCTCTCCTTCGATCTCGACAGCTTTGCCAGGCGCAACCTGATGAAGGGCCTCAGCCCCATCGGCCTGACTATGGAGCACGACCCCGAGATCGCGGCGTTCGAGCAGGCCTACGCGGCGCGCGCGCCCTGGGCCGTGCTCTGA